A single window of Sneathiella limimaris DNA harbors:
- the ccoG gene encoding cytochrome c oxidase accessory protein CcoG: MSSAPVEKVDVQPVNKKENRSLYVKRKKIHPKKATGTFRQLKWIIMGITLAIYYVTPWIRWDRPGGAPDQAVMIDLEHNRFYFFFIELWPQEVYYITGILIVAALSLFLVTSLFGRAWCGYSCPQTVWTDLFIFVERAIEGDRNARLRLDKAPMSFDKIRKRVSKHIIWLLIGLFTGGAWVFYFADAPTLLQDLVYFDARPIAYTTIAVLTATTYVFGGMMREQVCTYMCPWPRIQGAMIDEESLSVTYHEKRGEPRGPHKKDDSWEGRGHCIDCNQCVAVCPMGIDIRDGAQLECITCALCIDACDSVMEKIGLPKGLISYDTYTGQKTAEPIKKLNVRFIRPRTIAYAALLCVVGSIMLFTLLTRSELDVNVIRDRNPLFVQLSDGTIRNGYTVKILNKLHETRRYQIQVEGLETSNIWLQTEGPRNHDMIVRVPGDAVSAVKLFIAVDPEVMGDESSLDLDIVIKDIVTGKTDSQETTFKGPR, translated from the coding sequence GTGAGCAGTGCCCCCGTTGAAAAGGTTGACGTTCAACCCGTCAATAAAAAAGAAAATCGTTCCCTTTACGTCAAACGCAAGAAGATCCACCCAAAGAAAGCGACGGGTACTTTCCGTCAACTCAAATGGATCATCATGGGAATTACCCTTGCGATCTATTATGTGACCCCATGGATTAGGTGGGATCGGCCGGGTGGCGCGCCAGATCAGGCTGTCATGATCGATCTGGAACACAATCGTTTCTATTTCTTCTTCATCGAATTATGGCCGCAAGAAGTCTATTATATTACGGGCATACTGATTGTCGCGGCGTTGTCCTTGTTTCTGGTAACATCTTTATTTGGTCGTGCCTGGTGCGGCTATTCCTGCCCGCAAACAGTTTGGACGGACTTATTTATTTTTGTGGAGCGCGCCATCGAAGGCGACCGGAATGCCCGCCTTCGATTGGATAAAGCGCCTATGTCCTTTGATAAAATCCGGAAACGGGTTTCAAAGCATATCATTTGGCTACTGATTGGGCTTTTCACTGGTGGAGCCTGGGTTTTCTACTTTGCAGATGCCCCAACGCTTCTTCAAGATCTGGTTTATTTTGATGCGCGTCCTATTGCTTACACGACGATCGCTGTCCTGACCGCTACCACTTATGTTTTTGGTGGCATGATGCGGGAGCAGGTTTGCACATACATGTGTCCATGGCCGCGTATTCAGGGTGCAATGATCGATGAGGAATCCTTGAGCGTGACTTATCATGAAAAACGTGGTGAGCCTCGAGGACCTCATAAGAAGGATGACAGCTGGGAAGGGCGTGGGCATTGTATCGACTGTAATCAATGTGTCGCGGTCTGCCCGATGGGTATTGATATACGTGATGGCGCACAGCTTGAATGTATTACCTGCGCGCTTTGTATTGATGCTTGCGATAGTGTGATGGAGAAAATTGGCCTGCCGAAAGGGTTAATTAGTTACGATACCTATACGGGACAAAAAACCGCCGAGCCAATCAAGAAACTGAATGTTCGCTTTATTCGCCCAAGAACAATTGCTTACGCAGCACTCCTTTGTGTTGTCGGGTCAATTATGCTCTTCACGCTGCTGACACGCTCAGAGTTGGACGTGAATGTCATTCGGGATCGGAACCCCTTATTCGTTCAGCTTTCTGATGGCACAATTCGAAACGGGTATACTGTTAAAATTCTGAATAAGCTGCATGAAACAAGAAGATATCAGATTCAGGTAGAAGGTCTTGAAACCAGTAATATTTGGCTACAGACTGAAGGACCCCGAAACCATGACATGATTGTTCGGGTACCAGGTGACGCCGTTTCCGCGGTTAAACTCTTTATCGCGGTTGATCCAGAGGTCATGGGGGATGAGAGCAGTTTAGATTTGGATATTGTCATTAAAGATATTGTGACCGGAAAAACTGACTCCCAGGAAACGACATTTAAAGGACCAAGGTGA
- a CDS encoding FixH family protein: MAEKKLEGRHVLFILIGFFTFMLIANGFFVYFALTSFSGLTTEDAYKKGLNYNAELATQREQLTRGWTPRVDIVAAGNNQVSISLALEDANGRAVDIRSVQGILVRPTVEGQDVVLEFNRNGDRLVAESVVSAPGNWDMKLYADAGNYEKAYHIEKRLWVK, translated from the coding sequence ATGGCTGAAAAGAAACTCGAAGGTCGGCATGTTCTATTCATTTTAATAGGTTTTTTTACCTTTATGCTGATAGCCAATGGTTTCTTTGTTTACTTTGCGTTGACTAGTTTTTCGGGCTTAACGACTGAAGACGCCTATAAGAAAGGCTTGAACTATAACGCTGAGCTGGCTACGCAGCGGGAACAGCTGACCAGAGGATGGACCCCTCGCGTGGACATTGTTGCCGCTGGAAACAACCAGGTCAGCATTAGCCTCGCGTTGGAGGATGCTAACGGACGTGCCGTTGATATCAGATCCGTTCAGGGAATACTTGTGCGTCCAACGGTTGAAGGTCAGGATGTGGTTCTTGAATTCAACAGGAATGGCGATCGATTGGTTGCAGAATCAGTTGTCTCGGCACCTGGCAACTGGGACATGAAACTATATGCTGACGCTGGCAACTATGAAAAGGCCTACCATATCGAGAAAAGGTTATGGGTGAAGTAG
- a CDS encoding heavy metal translocating P-type ATPase, with product MGEVARQVDGPLQPPIFRGGASCCSGGALSLADSNSPEAEFANFVAADPSAFVTHDEHGDALLHLLVEGMHCANCIRNIEGTLKANPAVLEARVNFSTRRLLVRWKEAEANAADLVHPIIDLGYALTPYDQALLSTAADEEDKKLLRAMGVAGFAAANVMLLSVSVWAGIFSDDMGTATRDFMHWMSALIAMPAVAYSGQVFFRSAVRALKAGRLNMDVPISLAVILAVGMSLAETIQSGEYAYFDAAVTLLFFLLIGRYLDNRARTKARSAAERLLLLKAVAATVIDPDGSHRSVPVDAVVPGSRVHVAVGDRFPVDGIVLEGQSDVDNSLVTGESLPIQAGEGTAVYAGTLNLTAPVVVEATKTGEDTLLGDIVRLMENAEQGRATYVRIADRIAEYYAPAVHILAAITFAGWWLIGTDWQVALLNAVAVLIVTCPCALGLAVPVVQVVASGRLLASGVLVKAADGLERLAGIDTVVLDKTGTLTEGRLDLVNGDQIDPEALQVAASLAISSRHPLAQAVSRAAGQVVPIAGVAEHPGRGLSANTGNGEIRLGSRRWCLDEEAVAQMAGSGDNLPELWLKRPDHQPVQFLFEDHLRPDAAATIEALKKIGLSVELLSGDREEVASVMAEAAGIDCWTSEVKPEDKVQRIEELRASGRKVLMVGDGLNDAPALAAAHASMSPATAADVSQTAADFVFQGRSLKAVIETVRVARFSQRLVMQNFGLAFGYNAIAVPLAVLGIVTPLFAAIAMSASSLVVCANSMRLSRRKGAAS from the coding sequence ATGGGTGAAGTAGCAAGGCAAGTTGACGGACCATTACAGCCTCCGATTTTTCGGGGAGGGGCAAGCTGTTGCTCTGGTGGGGCTCTGTCACTTGCAGATAGCAACAGCCCGGAAGCGGAATTCGCCAATTTTGTCGCTGCAGACCCTTCCGCTTTCGTGACCCACGATGAACATGGTGATGCCCTGCTGCACTTACTTGTCGAGGGGATGCACTGCGCTAATTGCATTCGCAATATTGAAGGGACGCTGAAAGCAAATCCAGCTGTGCTTGAAGCGCGTGTGAATTTTTCTACCCGGCGACTTCTGGTTCGCTGGAAGGAGGCGGAGGCTAACGCTGCCGACCTTGTCCATCCTATTATTGATCTTGGGTATGCCTTAACACCTTATGATCAGGCTCTGTTATCGACCGCTGCAGATGAGGAAGATAAAAAGCTACTCCGTGCGATGGGGGTTGCAGGATTTGCAGCTGCAAACGTGATGCTTTTGTCTGTCTCCGTTTGGGCAGGTATTTTCTCAGACGATATGGGAACTGCAACACGGGACTTTATGCATTGGATGTCAGCATTAATTGCGATGCCTGCGGTTGCATATTCGGGACAGGTCTTTTTCCGATCCGCTGTCCGCGCTTTAAAAGCGGGCCGTTTGAATATGGATGTACCAATTTCCCTTGCCGTTATTCTTGCAGTGGGAATGAGCCTGGCGGAAACCATTCAAAGCGGCGAATATGCATATTTTGATGCTGCGGTAACCTTGCTCTTCTTTCTTTTGATTGGCCGTTATCTCGATAATAGAGCTCGAACCAAAGCTCGTTCTGCGGCTGAAAGGTTGCTGCTATTAAAGGCTGTAGCTGCGACAGTCATTGATCCAGACGGTAGCCATCGTTCTGTTCCTGTCGACGCTGTTGTGCCTGGAAGTCGGGTGCACGTTGCCGTCGGTGATCGCTTCCCAGTGGATGGAATTGTTCTGGAAGGCCAGAGTGATGTGGACAATAGCCTCGTAACTGGAGAGAGCCTGCCCATTCAAGCTGGAGAGGGGACAGCCGTTTATGCCGGGACGCTCAATCTGACTGCACCAGTTGTTGTGGAAGCCACCAAGACTGGGGAAGATACGCTGCTTGGAGACATTGTCCGGCTTATGGAAAACGCAGAGCAGGGCCGGGCGACTTATGTGCGGATTGCTGATCGGATTGCGGAATATTATGCACCTGCCGTTCATATTCTGGCCGCCATAACCTTTGCCGGGTGGTGGCTAATTGGCACAGACTGGCAAGTTGCCTTGTTGAATGCTGTTGCTGTTTTAATTGTAACCTGTCCTTGTGCGCTTGGACTTGCAGTGCCAGTCGTGCAGGTTGTTGCCAGCGGTAGGCTGCTCGCCAGTGGTGTTTTAGTAAAGGCGGCGGACGGGCTCGAACGGCTTGCTGGAATTGATACAGTTGTCTTGGATAAGACTGGGACATTAACAGAAGGACGACTTGATTTGGTCAATGGGGATCAAATTGATCCTGAAGCCCTCCAGGTGGCTGCAAGCCTTGCTATATCCAGCCGTCATCCACTCGCTCAAGCCGTAAGCAGGGCGGCAGGTCAGGTTGTCCCAATTGCAGGTGTTGCAGAGCATCCGGGGCGTGGCTTAAGCGCAAATACTGGAAACGGAGAGATCCGGCTCGGAAGTCGCCGTTGGTGTCTTGATGAGGAAGCGGTTGCTCAAATGGCTGGATCTGGAGACAATTTACCGGAGCTTTGGCTTAAAAGGCCTGATCACCAACCAGTCCAGTTTTTGTTTGAAGATCATCTTCGCCCTGATGCTGCAGCGACCATTGAAGCTTTAAAGAAAATTGGTCTGTCAGTTGAACTTCTGTCTGGTGATCGCGAAGAAGTTGCGAGTGTAATGGCTGAGGCTGCTGGAATTGATTGCTGGACCTCAGAAGTGAAGCCAGAAGACAAGGTTCAACGGATTGAGGAATTAAGAGCCTCAGGTCGGAAGGTGTTGATGGTGGGGGATGGTTTGAACGATGCGCCCGCATTGGCCGCCGCCCACGCATCTATGTCACCCGCAACGGCGGCAGATGTTAGTCAGACTGCAGCTGATTTTGTATTTCAAGGGCGCAGCCTGAAAGCTGTTATAGAAACGGTGCGGGTTGCAAGATTTTCCCAACGACTGGTTATGCAGAATTTTGGTTTGGCCTTTGGTTACAACGCAATTGCAGTTCCGCTCGCCGTCCTCGGTATTGTTACACCACTTTTTGCAGCAATTGCCATGTCAGCGTCATCGCTCGTAGTTTGCGCGAATTCCATGCGTTTGAGCCGGCGTAAAGGGGCAGCCTCATGA
- the ccoS gene encoding cbb3-type cytochrome oxidase assembly protein CcoS, with product MNVLIYLIPIALFMGALGLVAFLWSLKSGQYDDLDGAANRILLDDDKPES from the coding sequence ATGAACGTACTTATCTACCTTATCCCAATCGCACTTTTTATGGGTGCCCTTGGCTTAGTTGCTTTTCTCTGGAGTCTTAAATCTGGTCAGTATGATGATCTGGACGGAGCGGCGAACCGCATCCTTCTAGATGATGACAAACCAGAAAGCTAA
- a CDS encoding MFS transporter, protein MTTRDWRSPEILLMITAAAWGAGFAVWMALLNNFAVDIVNFTGKEIGILQSLREVPGLLAFTVIFVLMVIAEQRLLVLSLLVFGIGVSITGFFPTEYGFYFTTVLMSVGFHYHETLRQSLTLQLVSKERAPLVMGKQLSAQAFASLAVYGVIYVTTKFLGLEFATLYALGGAVSIFAALVCWGAFPQFHVEVIQTKKIILRKRYWLYYALTFLAGARRQIFMVFAGFMMVEKFGYDVSTITALYLLNHAINIFLAPRIGRLISHWGERKALVFEYSGLVLVFIAYAFVSNATLAGALYIIDHLFFAFAIGIKSYFQKIANPKDMAATASVSFTINHIAAVVIPVVFGILWLTSPASVFLAGAVMAGLSLIASLNIPRHPEPGNETLKGPRFPEDDVLIQTKIA, encoded by the coding sequence ATGACGACACGTGACTGGAGAAGCCCAGAAATCCTTCTGATGATTACGGCTGCTGCGTGGGGCGCGGGTTTCGCCGTCTGGATGGCACTTCTGAATAATTTTGCTGTCGATATTGTCAATTTCACAGGTAAGGAAATTGGGATATTGCAGTCCTTAAGGGAAGTTCCAGGGCTTCTTGCTTTTACAGTTATTTTTGTCCTGATGGTCATTGCTGAACAGAGGTTACTGGTACTCTCGCTTCTGGTATTTGGCATCGGTGTTTCAATTACCGGGTTTTTCCCGACGGAATATGGCTTCTATTTCACGACTGTCCTGATGTCAGTCGGATTTCATTACCATGAGACACTTCGCCAGTCCTTGACCTTACAACTGGTCAGCAAGGAGAGAGCGCCGCTGGTCATGGGTAAGCAGCTTTCAGCGCAAGCTTTTGCCTCACTCGCTGTTTACGGGGTCATCTATGTCACCACTAAGTTCTTGGGACTTGAGTTTGCGACCCTCTATGCGTTAGGTGGAGCGGTTTCCATCTTTGCAGCGCTCGTATGCTGGGGGGCTTTCCCACAATTCCATGTGGAAGTGATCCAAACTAAAAAAATCATTTTGAGAAAGCGTTATTGGTTGTATTACGCCCTCACTTTTCTTGCAGGCGCTCGGCGACAGATCTTCATGGTTTTCGCAGGCTTCATGATGGTGGAAAAGTTTGGATATGATGTTTCCACCATCACAGCCCTGTATTTGCTCAATCACGCTATCAATATATTCCTGGCGCCGCGCATTGGTCGGCTCATTTCCCATTGGGGAGAGCGAAAAGCATTGGTCTTTGAATATTCAGGACTGGTTCTTGTCTTTATTGCCTATGCCTTCGTGAGCAATGCAACACTTGCAGGTGCACTCTACATTATCGATCACTTGTTCTTTGCCTTCGCAATCGGCATTAAAAGCTACTTCCAAAAAATTGCAAACCCCAAGGACATGGCAGCAACAGCTAGCGTCAGCTTTACGATTAACCACATTGCCGCCGTGGTTATACCTGTCGTTTTTGGAATTCTATGGCTAACGTCACCGGCAAGCGTATTCCTTGCAGGTGCAGTAATGGCTGGGCTTTCCCTGATCGCATCTCTGAATATCCCCCGACACCCAGAACCCGGGAATGAAACCCTAAAGGGTCCCCGTTTCCCTGAGGATGATGTACTAATCCAGACAAAAATTGCGTAG
- a CDS encoding TerB family tellurite resistance protein has translation MAIWGKLLGGAAGLFLGGPIGALLGGVAGHVVDKYREAEDEDDAPETIDTGLKQVAFTVAVVALGAKMAKADGVVTRDEVDAFKRVFRIPKEEEANFGKFFDKARQHTAGYEAYAKQIARMFRNNPQIKEDLLISLFAIAMADGVLHPDEDEYLKTIARIFGLTDHDYDRLRSLHSGAPAEDPYRILGVEPSISDAELKKVYRKLIRENHPDTVISQGLPQEAIDLANNKLAKINAAYDEIAKVRDI, from the coding sequence ATGGCGATTTGGGGAAAATTACTGGGAGGTGCGGCTGGACTGTTCCTAGGTGGGCCTATTGGTGCACTTCTCGGAGGTGTTGCTGGTCATGTCGTTGATAAGTATCGCGAGGCCGAGGATGAAGACGACGCCCCAGAAACGATCGATACCGGATTGAAGCAAGTGGCTTTTACGGTTGCTGTTGTCGCTCTGGGCGCCAAAATGGCCAAAGCTGATGGCGTTGTTACACGTGACGAGGTGGATGCGTTTAAGCGGGTTTTCCGGATACCAAAAGAAGAAGAGGCCAATTTTGGCAAATTCTTTGATAAGGCCCGGCAGCATACAGCTGGGTATGAGGCTTATGCCAAGCAAATTGCCCGAATGTTTCGTAATAACCCTCAAATTAAAGAGGATTTGCTGATCAGTCTGTTTGCTATTGCCATGGCAGACGGAGTGCTTCATCCAGATGAAGATGAGTATTTGAAGACCATCGCTCGTATCTTTGGACTGACGGATCATGATTATGATCGGCTTCGCAGCCTGCATTCTGGAGCCCCTGCAGAGGATCCCTATAGAATACTTGGCGTCGAACCTTCCATTTCAGATGCTGAGTTGAAAAAAGTTTATCGGAAGCTAATCCGGGAAAACCATCCGGATACGGTTATTTCTCAGGGTCTGCCGCAAGAAGCAATCGACCTCGCTAATAATAAGTTGGCCAAAATTAATGCAGCTTATGATGAGATTGCAAAAGTCAGAGACATCTGA
- a CDS encoding N-acetylmuramoyl-L-alanine amidase, which translates to MKQLNILQSPSPNCNERRNEMSVSMLVLHYTGMQTAEGALRRMCDVDAGVSAHYMITEEGLIHQLVAEDKRAWHAGVSYWNGITDVNSASIGIEIVNPGHEFGYVPFPEEQMLAVKALSQQIVNRYEIEPLNVVGHSDIAPKRKQDPGELFDWEMLAAVGVGYWPAHNASGEQMSRLALDEALEAIGYEDPGSVETIAAFQRHWRPSVISGEEDPETLKLAQLVAAQRNT; encoded by the coding sequence ATGAAGCAGCTTAACATCCTTCAGTCACCATCTCCGAACTGTAATGAACGTCGGAACGAAATGTCTGTCTCAATGCTCGTCCTTCATTATACCGGCATGCAAACGGCCGAAGGTGCCTTGAGGCGGATGTGTGATGTGGATGCAGGTGTGAGCGCTCACTACATGATCACGGAAGAGGGACTAATTCATCAGTTAGTGGCTGAGGATAAACGTGCCTGGCACGCAGGGGTCAGTTATTGGAATGGGATTACCGACGTCAATTCAGCCTCCATCGGAATTGAGATCGTTAATCCTGGTCATGAGTTTGGGTATGTCCCGTTCCCAGAAGAACAGATGCTGGCCGTTAAGGCGTTGAGCCAGCAAATCGTTAATCGCTATGAAATTGAACCCTTAAACGTTGTTGGACATTCGGATATTGCACCAAAACGAAAACAGGATCCTGGAGAGCTGTTTGATTGGGAAATGCTTGCGGCAGTTGGTGTGGGCTACTGGCCCGCTCATAATGCATCTGGGGAGCAAATGAGCCGTTTGGCGTTGGACGAGGCCCTTGAAGCAATTGGGTATGAAGACCCGGGATCCGTTGAGACCATTGCCGCTTTTCAGCGACATTGGCGACCGAGCGTTATTTCAGGTGAGGAGGATCCTGAGACTTTAAAGCTCGCGCAGTTGGTCGCTGCACAACGGAATACTTGA